The genomic window CGTCCCGGTTGATGAGCAGCTCGTCGAGGTCGGCCTGGCCGATGATGCTGCGCAACGTGGTCTGGGCGATCTGGGAGGTGGCGAACCTGTAGTCCTGTACGTCGACGATAGCCTTGACGGGTTCGACGACCCGGTAGTAGGCGACGGCGTTTACCTGCACGGTCACGTTGTCGCGGGTGATGATGTCCTGCGGTTCGATGTCCTCGGTGATGACCTGCATGTTGACCCTCGTCATCTGCTCGACCAGCGGGATCACGAAGAACAGGCCCGGTCCCCGCGCGCCGACCACGCGCCCCAACCGGAAGATCACGCCGCGCTCGTACTCCGGGATGATCTTCATGCCGTTGACGAGGATGACGGCGGCGACCACGAGCACGAACAGCAGCAGGAAGGTCCACGTGCTCATCGGCGCCGCCAGTCGTCGTCGGTCGGTTCGACGAGCAGTGTAAGGCCGTGGCGATCAAGAATTCGTACCAGCATCCCCTTCTCCAACGGGGGTTCGTCGGTCCGCACGTGCCACCGTTCGCCGTTGACCATCGCCTGACCCTGGTCGCCGTTGGCCACGACCACCTCGACCACCTCGTCGAGCATCTGCTCGTCGTCGAGTCGGTACGGCATGGCCTGGGCGTTGCGCGCCGCGACGGCCAGCGCCGTGCTCGCGATGAGGATCGCGCCGGCGACGCCTATCAGCACGGGCTGAGAGATCGCCAGTCCGGAGGCGTCGTCGAAGAGGAACAGGCCGGCAATGACGAGGGCGACCGACCCGCCGGCTGCCATCACGCCGGTGCCGGGCACGAACAGCTCCCCGATGAACAGTGCGGCTGCCAGGAGCAGCAGCAGCAGCCCGACCGCCGTCGTCGGCAACAGCGACAGCGAGAACCCGGCGAGCAGGAGAAGGATGACACCGGTGATGCCCCCGGCCCCGATCCCCGGGTTCGCGAACTCGATGAGAAGCGCGAGGGTGCCGAGCGCCAGCAGCACGAACGTCAGGTTCGGATCGACAACACGCTCGAGCAGTGAGCTGGTGAAGCCTCGTTCCAGCTCCTCGATCGGTGCGCCCGCGAGCGCGAGCGTCTCCCTGCTGCCGTCACCGAGCACGACCGAGGTGCCGTCAACCTGCGCCAGCAGCGTCAGGCGGTTGGGTGCGACGAGGTCGATCACGCCAAGTTCGAACGCCTCGGTGGCCGTGATCGACTCGCCGGCCACGACGCTGCGTCGCGCGAAGCCGACGTCACGTCCGCGCGCTTCGGCGACGGCCTCGGCGTAGGACGCCGTGTCGTTGACAATCTTGTCGCCCACCGCTCCCCCGTCGATCGTTACCGGGGTCGCCGCGCCGATCGTCGTCGTGGGCGCCATCGCCGCGACGTTGCCGCTCAGCACGATCAGCGTGCCCGCTGACGCCGCGCGCGCCCCGTTCGGTGTGACGTAGGTCAGGATCGGCACCTGCGCGTTGAGGAAGCGCTGGACGACCTCGCGCATCGACGTGACCAGGCCGCCGGGCGTGTCGACCTCGACCAGCAGTGCGGCGGCATCGCGTTCCTCGGCCTCGTCCGCGGCGGCGATCAGCACGTTTGCCGTCACAGGCGACAGCGCACCGGCCAGGCGTGTTACGAGCACGGGCGGCTGCGAGGTCGGCACCGACGCCCCGGCGGGGACGAGGGCGAGGGCGAGGAGCGGCAACACGATGCAGCACAGGCCGAGTGCCCACCGCCGGCCGTCCATCGCCTACCGCTTCATCTGCCTGGTCCATGTCGGGCGGTCGGTCACCGCACCGGTGGATCACACGTCGCATCCACGGGCTCCACGGTATCCCGGAACGCGCCTCGACGGCGTCACCTGCGGTAGCACTCGACCCTCAGCAGCTCGACCACCGCGGTGGAGCCATCCGTCGTCCCGCAACAGGTCGTGGAAGTCGAGCAGATCGTCGTAGGTGAGGGGGTGCTGCGGACCACGGATCTCCTTCGATCGACGTGAGCTCCACCTCGTCGGGTCTCAGGCCGACCTCCCGCAGGTCGAGCACGGCGGGGATGGTGGTCATCGCCTCTCCAGTTCTTGGTCGTGGACGCGGTGCCGCAGGGGTGTCGGCGGCTGATGAGTCCAACGAACTGCCCGCACACGCCTTCAGAGTCCGCCGACAAGCTGTCCCCGCTCGTTGGAACGCAGCGAGCTCGGGGGCTGCGTCACGACGTGGGGTCCGCCCACCCCGATCAGTCACATTGGTGGAACTTGCCAGCTGTCCGAACGCCGACATGCGTCTAGGCTTCACTGGGAACGGGGGGTTGACGTCTATGCTGCAGGCGGACAGATCGACGAACGTGACATGAGTCAGACCGCTCCATCCGATCGCGACACCGCAGCGTCCGGCGACACCGACCGGGCTGGCGAAGCGAGTGCAGAATCGAGCGGGACACCGTGGAAGCAGGCCGTCGCCGCGGTCACGTCGACCGTCGCCGACGCCGCCGTGGACGCTGTGACGATCGTTGGCGACGCGGCCCGCATACTGACGTCACGGTCGGGTGAGGCCGACGCGAAGGCGCCGACCTCGCGGACCCGGCTACGTCCGTCGTCGAACCGGGGCGGCACGGACGCCACCTCCCCGTCCGGCAACGGACGTAGCCGACGGACGCGGGAGCAGCCGACCAGGCCGTCCGACCAGCGGCGCGTGCGCAGGCGAACCACCACCGCGTCGCCGACGTCGACGGCGGTCGGCTCGCGCACGCGCGCGAACAGCGCAGCCTCCGCCGGCACGGCGTCCGTGGCGGCCTCCGATGCATCGGCGCACGCCCGCACGCCGGTCGACGACGGCGGGACGTCGCCTACGGACCGCGCCGACGGCGACCGGACCACCACGCCCGACACCCCACCGCCCACGGACCGCGCCGACGGCGACCGGACCACCACGCCCGACACCCCACCGCCCACGGACCGTGCCGACGGCGACCGGACCACCACGCCCGACACCGCGACGTCTCACGGTGCCGCTGCACCCGGCACGACCGGCCCAGCGACAGGCACGGCGACCCGGAGCCGTCGGCCGGTCCCCACCGTCGACGACCGCGGTGCGGCACCCGCAGCTGCGGCCACCGCGCTCGGGCAGCCGCTGCGCCGGACCGGCACGCCGGGTCGACAGACCCGCACGGCGGCATGGCTGCCCCCACTGCGCCACCGTCGGGAGACCGACCGCCCCTGGCTGGTGCGTGCTGGGATGTTCGCCGTCGTCAGCGTCGCGGGTCTGGCCGCGATCGTCGTGGCGGCCGTCGCCCTTGTGCCCAGGGCGATCGCGTACGCGTCGGAGTCCGCCGACGCCGAGCTGATCGTGCCGGGCGATGCGGCGTTCGACCCGCTCGCCCAACGCACGCGCGTGCTCTACGCCGACGGCAGCCTGCTTGCGATCCTCCACGGCGAGGAGGACCGCACCCGTGTGAGCCTGGACAAGATGCCCGACC from Euzebyales bacterium includes these protein-coding regions:
- a CDS encoding slipin family protein; translation: MSTWTFLLLFVLVVAAVILVNGMKIIPEYERGVIFRLGRVVGARGPGLFFVIPLVEQMTRVNMQVITEDIEPQDIITRDNVTVQVNAVAYYRVVEPVKAIVDVQDYRFATSQIAQTTLRSIIGQADLDELLINRDEINSRLQSVIDEETNPWGVKVTSVEVKDVELDPNMRRAMARQAEAERERRAKVINAQGEKEAALTLSEAARDLEAHPAAMQLRLLSTMSEIASEQNSTLVLPIPVELLRFLDAGRGLPGPAR
- a CDS encoding nodulation protein NfeD, with the translated sequence MDGRRWALGLCCIVLPLLALALVPAGASVPTSQPPVLVTRLAGALSPVTANVLIAAADEAEERDAAALLVEVDTPGGLVTSMREVVQRFLNAQVPILTYVTPNGARAASAGTLIVLSGNVAAMAPTTTIGAATPVTIDGGAVGDKIVNDTASYAEAVAEARGRDVGFARRSVVAGESITATEAFELGVIDLVAPNRLTLLAQVDGTSVVLGDGSRETLALAGAPIEELERGFTSSLLERVVDPNLTFVLLALGTLALLIEFANPGIGAGGITGVILLLLAGFSLSLLPTTAVGLLLLLLAAALFIGELFVPGTGVMAAGGSVALVIAGLFLFDDASGLAISQPVLIGVAGAILIASTALAVAARNAQAMPYRLDDEQMLDEVVEVVVANGDQGQAMVNGERWHVRTDEPPLEKGMLVRILDRHGLTLLVEPTDDDWRRR